A part of Gramella sp. MAR_2010_147 genomic DNA contains:
- the acs gene encoding acetate--CoA ligase, whose translation MSNYHIKNLEEYFQVYRKSVREPENFWQEVAEEHFVWRKKWDNVLSWDFTKPEVKWFENAKLNITENCIDRHLLAQGDKTAIIWEPNDPKDEALHLSFNELHKKVNQFANVLKDNGIQKGDKVCIYLPMIPELAYAVLACARIGAVHSVVFAGFSASALATRTVDADCKMIITSDGSYRGDKTIDLKGIVDKALEDCPDVETVLVAKRTGVEVQMKEGRDKWLAPLMEKASDECSPEVMDAEDPLFILYTSGSTGKPKGMLHTTAGYMVYSAYTFKNIFNYQNDDVYWCTADIGWITGHSYIVYGPLLNGATTVMFEGVPSYPDFGRFWEIVEKHKVNQFYTAPTAIRALAKKNLDFVDKYDLTSLKVLGTVGEPINEEAWHWYDNNIGKNKSPIVDTWWQTETGGIMISPIPFATPTKPTFATLPFPGIQPVLMDEDGKEIKGNQLDGRLCIKFPWPSMARTIYGNHDRYRDTYFSAFENKYFTGDGALRDETGYYRITGRVDDVIIVSGHNLGTAPIEDAINEHPAVAESAVVGFPHDVKGNALYGFIILKESGESRNQDNLRKEINQQIADKIGPIAKPDKIQFVDGLPKTRSGKIMRRILRKIASNETSDLGDTSTLLNPEVVEDIIEGAKTS comes from the coding sequence ATGAGTAATTATCACATAAAGAATCTAGAGGAATATTTTCAGGTATATCGAAAATCTGTTAGAGAGCCGGAAAATTTCTGGCAGGAAGTGGCTGAAGAACACTTTGTCTGGAGAAAAAAATGGGATAATGTACTTAGTTGGGATTTTACGAAACCGGAGGTGAAATGGTTTGAAAATGCTAAACTCAATATCACTGAAAATTGTATAGATCGCCATCTTCTTGCTCAGGGTGATAAAACAGCGATCATATGGGAACCTAATGATCCAAAAGATGAGGCTTTACATCTAAGCTTTAATGAACTACATAAAAAAGTAAATCAGTTTGCCAATGTGTTGAAAGATAATGGGATTCAAAAAGGCGATAAAGTATGTATTTATCTTCCGATGATTCCTGAATTGGCTTACGCAGTTCTAGCCTGTGCCAGGATTGGCGCGGTTCATTCGGTTGTTTTTGCTGGTTTTTCGGCTTCAGCTTTGGCCACCAGAACGGTAGATGCAGATTGTAAGATGATCATTACCTCAGATGGTTCTTATCGCGGAGACAAAACAATAGATCTGAAAGGAATTGTAGATAAGGCGCTGGAAGATTGTCCAGATGTAGAGACAGTTTTAGTGGCGAAAAGGACTGGAGTTGAGGTTCAGATGAAAGAGGGCCGAGATAAGTGGCTTGCGCCATTGATGGAAAAAGCTTCAGATGAGTGCAGTCCTGAAGTTATGGATGCAGAAGATCCTTTATTCATATTATATACTTCAGGATCTACGGGTAAACCGAAGGGGATGCTGCATACCACGGCCGGTTATATGGTATATTCCGCATATACATTCAAAAATATATTCAATTATCAAAATGACGATGTCTATTGGTGTACTGCCGATATTGGATGGATCACCGGACATTCTTATATAGTTTACGGCCCGCTTTTAAATGGTGCCACCACCGTAATGTTTGAAGGAGTTCCGTCGTATCCTGATTTTGGACGATTCTGGGAAATTGTTGAAAAGCACAAAGTCAACCAGTTTTATACGGCTCCAACAGCTATTAGAGCTTTAGCTAAAAAAAATCTTGATTTTGTAGATAAATATGATCTTACATCCTTGAAGGTACTTGGAACGGTAGGCGAACCCATAAATGAAGAAGCATGGCACTGGTATGATAATAATATAGGTAAAAACAAAAGTCCGATCGTAGACACCTGGTGGCAAACGGAAACCGGTGGAATCATGATCTCACCAATTCCATTCGCCACTCCAACAAAGCCAACCTTCGCGACCTTACCATTTCCGGGAATTCAGCCGGTATTGATGGATGAAGATGGGAAGGAGATCAAAGGGAATCAGCTAGATGGTAGATTATGCATAAAATTTCCATGGCCTTCCATGGCAAGGACTATTTACGGAAATCATGATCGCTACAGAGATACTTATTTTTCAGCATTCGAGAATAAATATTTCACGGGTGATGGTGCATTACGCGATGAAACCGGCTATTATAGAATTACGGGTAGGGTGGATGATGTGATCATTGTTTCGGGACATAATTTAGGTACCGCACCAATTGAAGATGCGATTAATGAGCATCCGGCTGTAGCAGAATCGGCTGTTGTTGGCTTCCCACACGATGTGAAAGGTAATGCATTGTATGGTTTTATAATTCTGAAAGAATCTGGTGAATCCAGAAATCAGGATAATCTTAGAAAAGAAATCAATCAGCAAATTGCAGATAAGATAGGGCCAATCGCCAAGCCGGATAAGATCCAGTTTGTTGATGGTTTACCAAAGACCAGAAGTGGTAAGATCATGAGACGAATTTTAAGAAAAATAGCCTCTAATGAAACATCAGATCTTGGGGATACTTCAACTTTGTTAAATCCTGAGGTAGTAGAGGATATCATTGAAGGAGCAAAAACGAGCTAA
- a CDS encoding DUF294 nucleotidyltransferase-like domain-containing protein, protein MTNSIASRIADFLSKFPPFSLLNNSQLEIIANEVKVMYFEQGKTVFSRDESVHDYFYIVQKGAVDLQKLDANQEPETIDKCDEGDVFGLRPLFAKENYQINAITDEESVIYAIPLSVFKPYAISNPKVGDFLMESFASNTRNPYSNEHRGKLVTDDEDIRFKKEALFELQQIPIVKKIVTVSPDTSIQKSAILMSNRRVGSVIVVEEEKPVGIVTDVDFRELVATGKLPIESPIRDVMNSPVICYSKKLTIAQAQLIMMKQNINHICITKDGTPNTKVKGIVSEHDIIVSQGNNPAVLMKAINRAGSTKKLKRIRNKIMILLNGYLKSNIPLSHTSNIIFELNDATIKRTIKRCIDKMDGPLPAKFAWMSLGSQGRKEQLLHTDQDNALVFEDVPEDQLEETRAYFLKLATKITKRLNIIGYEFCPAEMMARNPKYCLSLSEWKDQFSQWVTTSGNDEILLCQIFFDFDISYGEVKLTNSISDHIFDILKGNKNFLNKLAAQALRNPSPLGFFRQFLVEQDGKKKDLFDIKKRGIMPLTDAGRLLILEHRVKNISNTSERFEKLAQLEPNNKEIYQACAYSSRALIKFRTKQGLKHKDNGRFINLEDLAKEDKIKLKRCFKTIKEIQELIKLRFETTYYL, encoded by the coding sequence TTCCCTACTGAATAATTCACAATTGGAGATAATCGCCAATGAGGTAAAGGTAATGTACTTTGAACAAGGTAAGACTGTATTTTCAAGAGACGAAAGTGTTCATGATTATTTCTATATAGTACAGAAAGGAGCAGTAGATCTTCAAAAGCTGGATGCAAACCAGGAACCTGAAACAATTGACAAATGCGATGAAGGGGACGTCTTCGGTTTACGTCCATTATTTGCAAAAGAAAATTATCAGATAAATGCCATCACTGATGAGGAAAGCGTGATCTATGCAATCCCTTTAAGTGTTTTCAAACCCTACGCGATAAGCAATCCCAAAGTAGGAGATTTTCTAATGGAAAGTTTCGCGTCCAACACCAGGAATCCCTATTCCAATGAACATCGCGGCAAATTAGTTACTGATGATGAGGACATCAGGTTTAAAAAAGAGGCGCTCTTCGAATTACAACAAATTCCAATTGTAAAAAAGATAGTTACGGTTTCTCCAGATACGAGTATTCAAAAATCAGCAATATTAATGAGCAACCGCAGAGTAGGATCTGTAATTGTTGTTGAAGAAGAAAAACCTGTTGGTATCGTTACCGATGTAGATTTCAGAGAATTGGTTGCTACCGGAAAACTACCAATTGAGAGTCCTATTAGAGACGTTATGAATTCTCCCGTAATATGTTATTCAAAAAAGCTGACCATTGCCCAGGCCCAGCTCATTATGATGAAACAAAATATCAATCACATTTGTATTACCAAAGACGGCACTCCCAACACCAAGGTAAAAGGAATTGTTTCTGAACATGACATCATTGTTTCCCAGGGAAATAATCCGGCAGTGCTAATGAAGGCGATCAATAGAGCTGGTAGTACCAAGAAATTAAAACGGATTAGAAACAAAATTATGATCCTTCTCAATGGATATCTTAAGAGTAATATTCCACTTTCGCATACTTCTAATATCATTTTTGAACTAAATGATGCCACCATAAAGCGAACCATTAAAAGATGTATAGACAAGATGGATGGGCCACTTCCGGCTAAATTCGCCTGGATGTCCCTTGGAAGTCAGGGAAGAAAAGAACAGTTATTACACACAGACCAGGACAACGCATTGGTATTTGAAGATGTCCCTGAAGATCAACTGGAAGAAACCCGTGCATATTTTTTAAAGCTCGCCACTAAAATTACTAAGCGATTGAATATCATTGGATACGAATTTTGTCCGGCCGAAATGATGGCGAGAAACCCGAAATATTGTCTTTCGCTTTCTGAATGGAAAGATCAGTTTTCGCAATGGGTGACTACATCTGGCAACGACGAGATCCTTTTATGTCAGATATTTTTTGATTTTGATATCTCCTATGGAGAAGTAAAACTTACCAATTCTATATCTGATCATATATTCGATATTTTAAAAGGAAACAAAAATTTTCTGAATAAGTTGGCTGCCCAAGCTCTAAGAAATCCATCACCACTTGGTTTTTTCAGGCAGTTCCTGGTGGAACAGGATGGTAAGAAAAAGGATCTTTTTGATATTAAAAAACGTGGAATCATGCCTTTGACCGATGCCGGTAGACTGCTTATCCTGGAACACAGGGTGAAGAATATCAGTAATACTTCTGAAAGGTTTGAGAAACTAGCCCAGCTGGAACCTAATAACAAAGAAATCTATCAAGCTTGTGCCTACTCCTCCAGAGCACTTATTAAATTCAGAACCAAGCAGGGCTTAAAGCATAAAGATAATGGAAGGTTTATAAACCTTGAGGATCTTGCAAAAGAAGATAAAATAAAATTGAAACGATGTTTTAAAACTATTAAAGAAATTCAGGAACTTATAAAGCTAAGATTTGAAACCACCTATTATTTATGA
- a CDS encoding 3'-5' exonuclease produces MIRKWLKKNTVNEDFPYFWQNYAKSFQEKIPEKISEIRFVVFDTETTGFNIEDDRILSIGALRVENNSIEISDNFEVFLKQEKFNPETVQIHGIIRNEKFDKLLEIEALKKFLYYIQNSVLVAHHAGFDIKMINEALKRQGLPKLKNRVLDTSVLFKKTRILTNLIDRDKVYSLDEIAEAYNIDLTDRHTASGDAYITALIFMKLLSRLKKNKDSTLKDIYKTR; encoded by the coding sequence ATGATAAGGAAATGGCTAAAAAAGAATACAGTAAATGAAGATTTTCCATATTTCTGGCAGAATTATGCAAAGTCTTTTCAGGAGAAAATCCCTGAAAAAATCTCAGAAATAAGATTTGTCGTTTTTGATACCGAGACTACAGGTTTTAATATTGAAGATGATAGAATTTTAAGTATTGGAGCTTTACGAGTAGAGAATAACAGTATAGAAATAAGTGACAATTTTGAGGTTTTTCTAAAGCAGGAAAAATTTAATCCTGAAACTGTGCAGATTCATGGAATAATTCGCAATGAAAAATTTGATAAATTACTTGAGATTGAAGCCCTCAAGAAATTCCTCTATTATATTCAAAATTCTGTACTCGTTGCCCACCATGCAGGTTTCGACATAAAAATGATCAATGAAGCTTTAAAAAGACAAGGGCTCCCAAAGTTGAAAAATAGAGTTCTGGATACATCTGTTTTATTTAAAAAGACCCGTATTCTCACTAATCTGATAGATCGCGATAAGGTTTATTCGCTGGATGAAATTGCTGAAGCTTATAATATCGACCTTACAGACAGACATACAGCTTCTGGAGATGCTTATATAACAGCACTTATTTTCATGAAATTATTGAGCCGTCTTAAGAAAAATAAAGATTCTACCTTAAAAGATATTTACAAAACCAGATAG